The Mycoplasmopsis caviae sequence TTTGATTTTCCAGTTTTTATGCTGCAAACATCTTTAAGTTTCATTTTTTTGTCTCCCGCAACTATAAAAATAGCTAATGAATTAATTGTATTGTGAAAGGAAATTATATGAGAAAAGTTAGTCTTGAACAAATATCTTATAATAATAAAGGAAGTTATGGGATTCCTGCACCCGCTATTGATAAGGAATCTGTAAATGATATATCATATCTGAGAATTACTGATATTTCAGATGATGGAATAATTCCATCAAAATTGCCAAAAACAATAGATGTTCATAAAAATAAAAATTACGAAAATTATTTTGTTAATAAAAATGATTTACTAATTGCCAGAACCGGGTATTTAGGCAGAAACTATTTTTGCAATATTAATAACCCTAAAATGGTTTATGGTGGCTATTTAATTAAGTTCTCAATTATCAAAACTGAAGAATTAATTCCTTTGTATGTAAAATATTTTTTTCAATCTGAAATATGCAAAAAACAAATATTATCACTCAGTGGTAGAGGATCAGCAATAGATGGAATTAATGAAAAATTAATGAGACAGATTAAGATTCCATTACCTGACCTATCAACACAACAATACATAATAGACATTATAGGAATGTTGAGCAAAATCCTACTATCTTTACTACCTAAATAAACTTTAAACTATAAATTTTTCTTAAGAATTTCAACAACTTTCTTTTCCAATTCTGCACTTTCTTCAAATAACTTTAACAACTCTTGTGAAGATTCTTTAATTTTTGCTTTTAATTCTTCCTGCGTCATTTTTGGCTCCGAATCAAAACCAACATATCTTCCTGGAACTAACGAATAATCATTTTCTTTAATTTCGTCAAATGTTGCTACCTTGCAAAAACCTTGAACATCTTTATACTCTGAACTGTTGTTTTTTCAATTTAAATATGTTGAACTAATTTTTTCAATATCTTGTTGTGTTAATTCTCTACTTTTTTTATCTATCAATGTACCCAGTTCTCTGGCATCAATAAATAGAACATTTTTATCACCTTTATTTTTTCTTAAAAATCAAAGACAAGCAGGAACTCCGGTTGTATAGAACAGTTTAGTTGGTAGTGAAACAATAGCATCTACAACACCAGCTTCAAGCATATTTTTTCTAATTTCTACTTCCTTATCATCACTAGTACTTAATGAACCATTAGCCATAACAAATCCAGCTATTCCTTTATGATTCAACTTTGAATACATATGTTGAATTCAAGCATAATTCGCATTTCCCGGATCAACTGGTCCAAATTCTCATCTTGGATCAGCTTCAAGATCTGCTGAATAGTAATCCTTGATATTAAATGGCGGATTAGCAATAATATAATCAAATTTAATGTTTTTATGCATATCATTCTTAAATGTATCTGCGGCCGATGTGCCTAAGTTAGGCATTAATCCTCTAATAATTAAATTCAATTTAGCAATTCTTCAAGTTTCGGCATTTAATTCTTGCCCATAAATTGACAATTTAGATGAATCTTGATTGTTTTGCTTTAAAAATGCACTTGTTTGAACAAACATACCACCTGAACCACAACAAGGGTCATAAATTCTGCCAACTTTTGGATCAAGCATTCTAATTAATAAGTCAACAATACACTTTGGAGTAAAAAATTCTCCGCCTTTTTCTCCAAGTTTTCTAGCAAATCGACCCATAAAATATTCATATGTTTTTCCAATAAAGTCTCCGTCTTCAAGATCGAGTTTTAAATGGTTAGAAAACTCTTCAAATAGATCACCTAACTTTGATTTATCAACTGATGAAGTTGCATATATTTTAGGCAGAATTCCATTAAGTTCCGGATTCTTCTTTTCAATTAAAATAAAAGCATTATCAATTTTTTCGCCTATTTCCTCTGTTTTAGAAAATTTAGCTATTTCTCTTCAATTTGCTTCATTAGGAATAATTAAAACATTGTTTGCAATATATGCGTCATCATCATCTTCGAGACCAAAGCCTTCAGCAATTAATTCTTCTCGTTGTTTGTCATATTTTTCTGAAACATATTTTAGAAAAATTAAACCTAAACATATGTTCATATATTGAGATGGTGCAATACTTCCTCTCAATTTAACAGCTGCATCTCAAAGCACATTTTCATCAAAAAAAGCCATATGAACCCCTTTATTTTGTTTATAAATTATTATGTTAATTTTACTAAAATAAAAAGACAATGTTAAATTAATTTATAATTTAAAACTAATATGAGTAATTTAAAAAATAGTAGTAGTGAAAGAAAAGTTAGAGAGAATCTAATTGAGGAAAATTTTGTTTCATTATTAGTTAAACAAGATTATGAAAATATAAGCTTTGATTCACAATGAGTACTTGATAGAAACTTAGATCAATATATTAATTTTGAACTCCTTGAAGAGCGTCTTAAAAAGATTAACTCAAATATTGACCAATATTTTATTAACCAAGTTTTCTCTAAATTAAAAAAAATAAATAATCCGTCGTTATTTGAAACAAATAAGGCATTTCATAATTTTTTAATCAATGGAATAACTATTGATGATGATAAAAATAAAATTAGTAAGTTGATAAAACTTATTGATTTTGATAATCCACATAATAATACATTTCAGGTTGTTAGACAACTTAAATGTCGTGAAAGTAACAATTTAAGAATACCTGATGTAATTATTTATGTTAATGGGTTGCCACTAGTCATTGTTGAACTTAAGAATTTTGGAGATGAACAAAATAAAGTTTCTTTAAATGAGGCCTACAAACAACTAGGCAGCAACAGTGAAAAAGATGGTTATCGCTTTGATATTCCTGGACTTTTTCACACAAATGCGTTTTTGGTAATAGGTGATGGAGCAACTTTTAAGGTTGGAACACTAACTTCAAAGATAGAACGTTATTCAATTTGAAAAAGTGTTGCAGGTGAAAAACCTTATGATGTTGATACAAATCAAATCCAAACATTAATTAATGGTTTATTTAATAAACAAAGGCTGCTAGATGTCATTAAGAATAATTTGTTTTTTATAAAAACAAATAAAGAAAAACCAGTTAAAATTCTTGCTCAGTATCACCAATATTTCGGTGTTATTAAAGCACTAGAAAAAATTAATTCTCATATTAAGCCAAATGGTGATGGTAAGGCTGGTGTTATTTGACATACACAAGGTAGCGGAAAATCATTTTCAATGTTAATGCTGGCTCATAGATTAATGACTTCGGTTCATTATTCTAATCCAACAATTGTGGTTTTAACTGACAGAAATGAACTAGATGACCAATTATTTACTACTTTTTCAAGTGCAAGTGAGTTTTTAAGAACTACACCAATTCAAGTTAACTCTAAAAAAGAGTTATCAGAACTTGTTAACTCTACTAAATATGGCAAAATAATATTTACAACTGTTCAAATGTTTATTAATAATGAAATGATAGACAAAAATGAACGTAATAACATTATTGTAATTGCCGACGAGGCTCATAGATCTCATTTTGGAATTAATGAAGAAATTAAATATAAAAAATCAAGAGTCAATGATGATGAGTTAGATAGAATCTCTCATTTTGGTATTGAACACCAAATTAGACAAGCATTTCCTAATGCAACATTTTTAGGTTTTACTGGAACTCCAGTTGTTTCAAGACACAAATCAATTTATGACATTTATGGTGGCTTAATTGATGTCTATGATATGTGACAGTCTGTTGAAGATGGTTCTACTGTTACAATATATTATGAAAAAAGATATACACAATTTAGTGCTAAAGCAGATGTACTAAAAGAAATTGACAAATGTTATGAACAAGCTTCAAGCGAACTAGATGAAGAACAAATTAGCCATTCAAAAGCTAAAATGACTAAGTTATACAATATACTTGAAGACCCTGACATTATTAATGAACTTACAAAGAATATTTTAAGCCACTATGAAAAAAGAAAAGTTTTACTAAATGGTAAGGCAATGATAGTTGCCTTTAGTCGAAAAAGTGCTTTTATGATTTACCAAGAAATCTTAAAATTGAAGCCCGAATTACGGGATCAAATTGCTTGCATTTGTACAAATAGTAATAAAGATACTGAAGAGATGCACAAAGTTTTTGGTAATGAAGATTATAGAGATAACATTAAAAATGAATTTAAAAAAGATGATAGCAAAATAAAAATTATCATTGTTTGCGATATGTTATTAACTGGTTATGATGTGCCAGACTTAGATACAATGTACATCTTTAAAAAGATGTCAGATCACAATTTAATGCAAGCTGTGGCTCGTGTTAATAGAACATATCCAAATAAGATTGCGGGTTTAATTGTCGACTATATTGGAATTAAAAAAGAATTAGATAAAGCAATTGACGACTTTACTGAAAGAGATCGAAAAATTAATTTCAAGAACATTAAAGCAGATGCATATCAAATTCTTTGCGAATATTTAGAAAAAATTGAGGAAATTTTTTCTAAAAACAATTATGAAGATAAATTTGATAAAATTAACGAAAACCGCTATGAAAAAGTTCGAAATGCCGCAAACCTTATAATTGAATTAAAACTTGAAAAAGATTATTTAATGTATTCTAAATCATTAAAAAAAGCCTATACAATTTGTAGCACAATAATAGAAGATGACTATGAAAATTCAAAGATTATATTCTTTTTAGAAATCAGAAGCTTCCTGCTAAAAATTAATGAGGGTTATGCAGCAATTTCAATTGATGAATTAAATGAAAATGTAAAACAATTAATGAATGAAGCAGTTCAATGTGATGAATATAAAACACTGCAAAAATACGTTGATAAGAATAACTCACAAAGCATTCAAGTTTTACTTGACCCTAATAAGTTGGCACAACTTAGAAAAACTCATAAGAAGCACATTTATGAAGTAATGCTTCAAAACTTATTAAAGACTTCTATTGCTAAATTTAGAAAAGTTAACTACATTAAAGCAGAACAATTTAGCGAAAAACTAATAGATCTAATAAATCAATATAACAAAAAACAAAAAGATTCAATAGATTCTCAATTTATAGAAGATAGTTTTGTTAGGTTAGCAAAAGATATACTTGAGAATTCTAACGAAGCAGAAATTAAAGGGCTAGACTATCGTGAAAAGGCTTTCTATACTGCTTTAATAAATAATGAATCAGCACGAGAAGAACTTGATGAACCAACACTTAAATTGATGGCACATGAACTTAGAGAAATAATTGAAAAAGTAATCGAAATCCCTGATTGGCAAATAAGAGATAACATAAAATCTGGCCTTAAAACAAAAATAAAAAAATTATTGAAAATATATAAATATCCACCTAAATTTGAAAACAAAGCAATTTTAGACGTTATTAAACAAGCCAATTATTTAATAGACGGAGATGATGAATATTATTAGAAAAATTCAGCAATGTTTGTTTGCTGAATTTTAAATTTACTTAATATGCTGTTTTATAGCCACTTTGCAATAATTAATTACTCAACATTTCTATATGATTTTTCTAGGTTTGAATAAAACTTGTCTTGTTCTTCTTTACTTAATTTAAGTAGACTTTTATCGAGTTTAAAGTCACGGATTCATTTTCTTACAGCTTGTGGTGTTGGTTTTGCTTCAATTCCTTCAACTTGTTTAATAGATGCATATTTTAAATAATTTAATGTGTACACTTTGATTATTTCTATATCATATCTAATTCTTCCCTTAACCAAATCATCGTGGAAGTATGTTATTCTTTCTCTTATTCTTTTATCATTGATAAATTCATATGTTGTTACATTTAAATCAAATGTACCAGCAGGAGTAAATCATTCCTTAATA is a genomic window containing:
- a CDS encoding restriction endonuclease subunit S; amino-acid sequence: MRKVSLEQISYNNKGSYGIPAPAIDKESVNDISYLRITDISDDGIIPSKLPKTIDVHKNKNYENYFVNKNDLLIARTGYLGRNYFCNINNPKMVYGGYLIKFSIIKTEELIPLYVKYFFQSEICKKQILSLSGRGSAIDGINEKLMRQIKIPLPDLSTQQYIIDIIGMLSKILLSLLPK
- a CDS encoding type I restriction-modification system subunit M, whose translation is MAFFDENVLWDAAVKLRGSIAPSQYMNICLGLIFLKYVSEKYDKQREELIAEGFGLEDDDDAYIANNVLIIPNEANWREIAKFSKTEEIGEKIDNAFILIEKKNPELNGILPKIYATSSVDKSKLGDLFEEFSNHLKLDLEDGDFIGKTYEYFMGRFARKLGEKGGEFFTPKCIVDLLIRMLDPKVGRIYDPCCGSGGMFVQTSAFLKQNNQDSSKLSIYGQELNAETWRIAKLNLIIRGLMPNLGTSAADTFKNDMHKNIKFDYIIANPPFNIKDYYSADLEADPRWEFGPVDPGNANYAWIQHMYSKLNHKGIAGFVMANGSLSTSDDKEVEIRKNMLEAGVVDAIVSLPTKLFYTTGVPACLWFLRKNKGDKNVLFIDARELGTLIDKKSRELTQQDIEKISSTYLNWKNNSSEYKDVQGFCKVATFDEIKENDYSLVPGRYVGFDSEPKMTQEELKAKIKESSQELLKLFEESAELEKKVVEILKKNL
- a CDS encoding type I restriction endonuclease subunit R is translated as MSNLKNSSSERKVRENLIEENFVSLLVKQDYENISFDSQWVLDRNLDQYINFELLEERLKKINSNIDQYFINQVFSKLKKINNPSLFETNKAFHNFLINGITIDDDKNKISKLIKLIDFDNPHNNTFQVVRQLKCRESNNLRIPDVIIYVNGLPLVIVELKNFGDEQNKVSLNEAYKQLGSNSEKDGYRFDIPGLFHTNAFLVIGDGATFKVGTLTSKIERYSIWKSVAGEKPYDVDTNQIQTLINGLFNKQRLLDVIKNNLFFIKTNKEKPVKILAQYHQYFGVIKALEKINSHIKPNGDGKAGVIWHTQGSGKSFSMLMLAHRLMTSVHYSNPTIVVLTDRNELDDQLFTTFSSASEFLRTTPIQVNSKKELSELVNSTKYGKIIFTTVQMFINNEMIDKNERNNIIVIADEAHRSHFGINEEIKYKKSRVNDDELDRISHFGIEHQIRQAFPNATFLGFTGTPVVSRHKSIYDIYGGLIDVYDMWQSVEDGSTVTIYYEKRYTQFSAKADVLKEIDKCYEQASSELDEEQISHSKAKMTKLYNILEDPDIINELTKNILSHYEKRKVLLNGKAMIVAFSRKSAFMIYQEILKLKPELRDQIACICTNSNKDTEEMHKVFGNEDYRDNIKNEFKKDDSKIKIIIVCDMLLTGYDVPDLDTMYIFKKMSDHNLMQAVARVNRTYPNKIAGLIVDYIGIKKELDKAIDDFTERDRKINFKNIKADAYQILCEYLEKIEEIFSKNNYEDKFDKINENRYEKVRNAANLIIELKLEKDYLMYSKSLKKAYTICSTIIEDDYENSKIIFFLEIRSFLLKINEGYAAISIDELNENVKQLMNEAVQCDEYKTLQKYVDKNNSQSIQVLLDPNKLAQLRKTHKKHIYEVMLQNLLKTSIAKFRKVNYIKAEQFSEKLIDLINQYNKKQKDSIDSQFIEDSFVRLAKDILENSNEAEIKGLDYREKAFYTALINNESAREELDEPTLKLMAHELREIIEKVIEIPDWQIRDNIKSGLKTKIKKLLKIYKYPPKFENKAILDVIKQANYLIDGDDEYY